DNA sequence from the Bacillota bacterium genome:
TGGCCGCGAGGCCGGCCAAGACCGGGTCGGAGAGTCGCCCGCGGGACCCGGCCGTGGGCTCCGCCGGCTCCGAACCGGCGGTACCCCGCATCGCTCCGAGCCTCGCGGCCACTCGGCCGGAGCTCCGCAAGGTCTCCCAGGCCATCCAGACGAGGACGACGCCGCCGACGATGCCGATGCCCCCGGTCACGGATGGGTGAGCCAGGTATGACCCGAGGCCGAAGGACAGGGCGACGACCACGGCCAGTTCGACCAAGCCGTGCCCGGCGACGGCCCGCGGGCCGGCCCAGAAGCCACGCTCAGCCACTTGCCTGATGGTCACCGTCAGGAGCGGTCCCGGCATGAGGGCTCCGGAGAGCCCGACGACAAAGGCGGTCAGGAACAGGGTGGTGACGGTCATGATCCTCAGTCCTCTTCCGGGCTGGGTAAGCGCGCCGGCCGCCGACCGGCCAAAGGGCCCTTGCGCGGGGACCGGCGGTCAGTGCTCCAACTGGTCCAAGGGCGGCGCCTGGCCCGCGGGGAGCGGGCAGACATACGGTTCGTCCTTGCTCTTCCGCCGGAACTCCTCCGTCGCCTGGGCGCGGATATCGGGGCGGGCCAGGAGGTCGTATGCGGATCGTTCCCGACCCCGAGGAGGTTGTGGCCGCATAACGGCA
Encoded proteins:
- a CDS encoding LysE family transporter translates to MTVTTLFLTAFVVGLSGALMPGPLLTVTIRQVAERGFWAGPRAVAGHGLVELAVVVALSFGLGSYLAHPSVTGGIGIVGGVVLVWMAWETLRSSGRVAARLGAMRGTAGSEPAEPTAGSRGRLSDPVLAGLAASVSNPYWVLWWATIGASYIALSLKLGALAVAAFYVGHILSDLAWLASVSGAVAGGRRLLGPAIFRGLLVVCGLFLAGLGGYFALSGVRLLIPR